The bacterium DNA window TTTCGTAATCTGACTGAGTCATGCCCAGGAGCCGAGCGATGGAGGAATGCGTTAGGAGGTCATGGTTGCGGCGAACTATCAGCGGAAATGCACGCTCTTTATCAAGTGGACATGTTGATGGAAGTCCCAGCGCCTGCATCCATCCATGGACCACTTGTGTATCTACGCCCAAGAAAGATGCAAGATCAGAGGTCGGAAGGAGATCGTGGTTTCGTAAAAGAAACCTCTGTAATCGGCTTAGCCTGTGAGGATTTGACATGTATCGGCTCCGAAAATAAAACTCTAGGGGGAAAATTGAAGTGGTGGGCGGTACTGGATTTGAACCAGTGGCCTCTTCGGTGTCAACGAAGCGATCTCCCCCTGATCTAACCGCCCAGGAGCATCTGGAGACTATTATACAGAATGCGGCTGCAAGTTGTAAATAGCTTGCGCTGTTGTTTATAAATTGGATTCGGTTTGCTTAGACACAGAAACATCATTCGCCACACCGACAGGCTTTGCCTGAGTCATATTTGTGCCTGCTTGTGTCGGACCCACAGCTATTATCTTGGCCTGCGGCGGATAGCGGTCATTCGAGACGACCTCCGTCAAATCGGCTCCGTCAGGTTGGCTAATTTTCCTGTACACCGTTACCCTTACACCTCTCGCGCCCTTATCTATGACTTTGTGAACGCCGGAAGCAAGAGTGGCATCGGTCACAGTCTCGGCAGGCTTGGGAGGCGAATATCTCACAGGACCGGTATATATCTTTACGTCCTTTTTTTCCTGCGAAGCGCCGTACAGGTCAACTGCTACATTACCCCGGCTGATACTCGTCAAAATGCAAATGGGTGAGGCGTTGGAATTGGTAAACCTGAAATCGCGCAGGCCATAGGCTACTGTGGCATCACGCCCCGCACCTACATAAGGAACCGTCCGCGAATGCGGATGGCGCTCGATGATGTGCAGACCGGCGAGCAGCACAGTGTTATACAACGTCGTTGAAACCTGGCAGATACCTCCGCCAACCCCTGGCTCGAGCTTGCCCTTCACAAAAATTGGAGCGTTCCTGAAACCTCTGCCCAGCACCCTGGGACCGACTGCGTCGTTATAAGAAAATTCCTCGCCCGGCTTCAGTATTATGCCGTTGATCGATCTGGCAGCCAACGTGAGGTTATGAGTGCGGTCGACCTTGCCCGGATTGAACGGCGTGGTAAACCGTGCAAGCAGAGTGTCGATGCCACGAGCATCTTCTGCAGTCACGTCCGGCTTATCGGAGATGACCGGAA harbors:
- a CDS encoding VanW family protein, translated to MKFGASRKAIVIALIIVIPIAAALVKTLSFGAAGRICKGVTISNVSVSGFSRSRAERVMRAWAAKRADRRITLTALDSRWVGSVADFGAHIKWKESVDQAMAVGRKGNIIGRMICVLNPTSTGKAIDVQVALDHNEIEKTIAKVARSVNRPHKDAKIKVVSGRLEVDQDSVGIKLDEDRAAKVISNALRTDAMVVTLPVISDKPDVTAEDARGIDTLLARFTTPFNPGKVDRTHNLTLAARSINGIILKPGEEFSYNDAVGPRVLGRGFRNAPIFVKGKLEPGVGGGICQVSTTLYNTVLLAGLHIIERHPHSRTVPYVGAGRDATVAYGLRDFRFTNSNASPICILTSISRGNVAVDLYGASQEKKDVKIYTGPVRYSPPKPAETVTDATLASGVHKVIDKGARGVRVTVYRKISQPDGADLTEVVSNDRYPPQAKIIAVGPTQAGTNMTQAKPVGVANDVSVSKQTESNL